The Aedes albopictus strain Foshan unplaced genomic scaffold, AalbF5 HiC_scaffold_518, whole genome shotgun sequence region AACAAATTCTTACAACTTGCCGGTGAAATTGACATCGATGAGATGCTTATTCACATAACGACTCGAGAGAGATTAATGAAAAAACTCAAAAGCTTGACAACGTGGCCAGATCACCGCCTTATTGTTGAATTGCTTCTAGATAAAGATGCTAACGTTAACGCTGTCGATGAATACCGATCTCCGCCATTTTATTTGACATCCCAGAATTGTCATAAGGAGGCTGTGGAGACTTTGTATGAAGGAGGTGTCAACGTTGACGCATTGACTTCCAGTAACTGGACAGCTCTTCATGAAAATGCATCCAAAGGTCACTGCGATAACGTGGAATTACTGCTTGATAAAGGAGCAAACGTAAACGCTGTAGATGAAAACAACATAACGCCACTCTTTCTAGCCTGCCAAAATGGCCACAAGGAGGTTGTAAAGACTTTGATGAGAAGAGGTGCCAACATTGACGTATTCGGTCACAGTAACTGGACAGCTCTTCATATAAGTGCGTCCAAGGGCCACAGCGGTATCGTGGATTCACTGCTTGGAAAAGGTGCAAATGTTAACGCTGTTAGCGTCAATAACATAACGCCACTCTATTTAGCATCCCAGAATAAGCACATACAAGTCGTGGAGACTTTGCTCAGAAGAGGTGCCAACATTGATGCGTTGACTTACGATAAATGGACCGCTCTGCATGCCAGTGCATGCAAAGGCTACTACGATATTGTGAATTTACTGCTTGAAAATGGTATCAACGTGAACGCGGTTGATAAAGAAGGGGTATCTCCGCTGTATTTGGCATGCCAGAATGGCCATACAGAAATTGTGGAGACCTTGCTCAGAAGAGGTGCCAACATTGATGCGTTGACTCATAATAAATGGACAGGTCTGCATACAAGTGCATTCAAAGGTCACTGCGATATTGTGAACTTATTGCTTGATAAAAATGCAGACGTAAACGCTGTTGCCAGAGGTGGTGAGTCATCGCTCTATTTGGCAAGTTTGCACGGCCACAAAGAGGTTGTGGAGACATTGGTGAAAAAGGGTgccaacattgaagcattgaCCCGCAAAAAATGGACAGCGCTTCATACAAGTGCTTCCAACGGTCACTGTTCTATTGTTGACTTCCTACTTGATAAAGGTGCACAAGTAAACGCTGCTGGTGTAAACAATGTGACGTCACTTTATTTAGCCTGTCAAAATGGCCACAAGGAGGTTGTGGAGACATTGACTAACAGAGGAGCCGACATTGGCATACAATTGGCTAACAATAAGTGGACAGCTCTACATGTAGCTGCTTCCAACGGTCACCGCGTTGTAGTGGACTTACTGCTGGAAAAAGGTGCCGTGTTCAACGCTGTTGACATAAATGACCACACGCCACTCAGCTTGGCAATGGAGAACGGACACCAAGATGTGGTACAGTCTCTGTTCAGATGGTCCAACTGTATGACTGGAACGATGGAATTTTCCCTTACCTATTTGCTGTTGTCactgttgtttttgtttttaggGCTTCTGATTGGCCCCAGAAGCTGTACCTCATAAGCGTCACTGACAGCTTACCCTAAAGTACAAatcaaacatctggtttgactagaattttcattagtgtcaaacagatgtttactTTTGAATTCATTCCTGTGTAGTCGGCACCTCATATACACGTAAAAAATAAGGCTATCTATCCATAACGACTTTTACAAATGGACTTGACGTACTTTTGTCTAGTCTTGTCATCAACTCTTGTTCTTGAATTTTAGCTCAACTATTCTGCTTAGTTAATTCCCGTACGATCCTTCGTCGATGTGCAGAGTATCAGCAATATACTCCTCCACTTTCTTGGACTGTCACGCAGCTTATGCTCTTATCCATTACAGGATGACGTGCGTCATCCTCTGTGGAGCCACCATCCTGTGGTCCAATAGCGACAGCTCTTCTCAGGGCTACGCATGGTGTGGAAACATCTGCTTGACGCACCATTCCGTTTTTCTCAGGATACGCGCTAACCACACACGACTTCTCGACAATAACCACCAACATCTTGAAACCGATATGTGCTCCCCGTAATCATTGGAAGCTAATCCGGTGGTGATCCATTATTGCCAAAGTTAGTCCAAACTTTTCTGTATAGAGTTTAAGCTATCCCGTACAAATTTTCCGTCATATGCTCGGTTTTGACTGCTAGTTGCATCCACCACTAACGGAAGCGTTTGACTTGGATGTATGTTATCTGTGCCGTAAgtataaattttatttatttgttacaacATTATCTGAACTCGCATCGCATTGTACTTACATTTGCTAGTCCTTCACGTGCATAACTAATCCTTGTGGTGTCATTACAACTTCGGTATCTATGTTGGTTTGGTTGTCTAATTATCTATGGTAATGGTAGGtggttataataaaaaaaatattgggaaCAGAGTAAACGTGTAACTTATTGCTGTTAAGTGAAATATCACCCATTATTATTGTTTTCAATTGGGGCTATGGTACTACCTGGTACCAAATTGCAACACGAAAAACATATGAGAAGAAATCCTCTTTGtaatttacatacatacatttatttgctccagCTCAAGATTACGCTCTTGCCAggtcacactccacctggtccaTCTATCGCGCTCTCTACGCTCCACGCTATCTAGTGCCAACCGAATCAGTCgcgaacatcaactttgcaggattgttatccggcattcttgaaacatccctgtccaccgtattcttccggctttggccaccttgtggatgctgggttcgccgaaaagtgcagcgagctcgtggttcatccttctacgccacacaccgttctcttgcaaaCAGCCGAAGATTgtctttagcacgcgtcgctcgaaaactccgagtgcttgccggttcttctcgagcatggtccatatctcgtgtccatagaggaccacagGTCTACTTTTAACGCAAGATAGACtaaagaactccattgattaaaACTCctaaaaccgccgagaaagcacttgagcctaagaggaggggaattcgcttctgcggagtagtgactctggatgtaaggaatgcgtttaatagcgccagttgggctactattgccgatgcgctcttgcgtctggggataccccggtacctgtacaagaatctcggaagttactttcagaaacgAGTACTAGTTtccgacacggaggtgggtcggaagtgcgttcacataaccttaggagtccctcaaggttccatcctgggtccggtgttatggaatgtcatgtacgacgaggtgttgaggttagagtatccagtgggagtggtgattgtcggatttgccgacgacattacgctcgaagtctacggtgaaacgatcgaggaggtaaagttgactaccaaccactcgatcaaggttgtggaggcttggatgcggtccaggaaactggagttggctcaccacaagacagaggtgacggttgttaacaacatgcaatcggcgcagcagacggagatcagtgtaggagagtgcactatcatgtctaagcgctctgtcaaacacttgggcgtgatgatcgacgacaagcttaccttcggtagccacgtcgattatgtctgtaaaagagccaatagctctgcggtgtacaccagtaagcgcaagcttctggctagtgttgctacgtccatacttaggtatggtggcccggcgtggggcactgcgctaagtaccagatgctaccgacggaatctggaaagtacttacaggcttatatgcctgagggttgcgagcgcgtaccgtaccgtgtcacacgacgctctcagcgtcattactggtatggtgcctatcagcatccttatcagtgaggacatggagtgcttcgaaatgcgaggcacaagaggcatacgcaggactgccaggatggcctctatgatcaaatggcagcgcgcgtgggacagttccaccaaaggaaggtggacccataggttgataccgagggt contains the following coding sequences:
- the LOC109402697 gene encoding ankyrin repeat domain-containing protein 50-like, translating into MLIHITTRERLMKKLKSLTTWPDHRLIVELLLDKDANVNAVDEYRSPPFYLTSQNCHKEAVETLYEGGVNVDALTSSNWTALHENASKGHCDNVELLLDKGANVNAVDENNITPLFLACQNGHKEVVKTLMRRGANIDVFGHSNWTALHISASKGHSGIVDSLLGKGANVNAVSVNNITPLYLASQNKHIQVVETLLRRGANIDALTYDKWTALHASACKGYYDIVNLLLENGINVNAVDKEGVSPLYLACQNGHTEIVETLLRRGANIDALTHNKWTGLHTSAFKGHCDIVNLLLDKNADVNAVARGGESSLYLASLHGHKEVVETLVKKGANIEALTRKKWTALHTSASNGHCSIVDFLLDKGAQVNAAGVNNVTSLYLACQNGHKEVVETLTNRGADIGIQLANNKWTALHVAASNGHRVVVDLLLEKGAVFNAVDINDHTPLSLAMENGHQDVVQSLFRWSNCMTGTMEFSLTYLLLSLLFLFLGLLIGPRSCTS